The following are encoded in a window of Amycolatopsis lexingtonensis genomic DNA:
- a CDS encoding serine/threonine-protein kinase has protein sequence MIGGRYRLISELGAGGFGRVWRAHDETLGVDVAIKEMRLPPSSSEVERAERLKRAEREARHAARLRDHPKVVAVHDVVVEDGTPWIVMRLVDGHTLATRLDSGPLSPEQAAPIATALLEALRAAGDAEIAHRDVKPGNVLLTERGQVLLTDFGIATHDADTRLTSTGMFIGSVEYTAPERLEGRGRGTVSDLFSLGATLYHAVEGVSPFRRDTAKASMAAILFDQPPHPARAGGLTQLITRLLEKDPDRRPSFPEALALALALATVDSPQRETLPPTRREHQPPPTSGPMTFAVHRFGSYRAIAIAVVLFFAALGLGFMITAAIESGDKSLNFWVGIAWLGFAAVLGWVIARNRNQLVITPDDVGIRQGSGQTLSLEWPAVDTVTLFSHNARSRTFTQVQIKAHPDRADVHGGAGAAVKRNHLGHWVIPYVDADLAELTEAFRSYAPTTVRIR, from the coding sequence GTGATCGGCGGCCGGTACCGGCTGATCAGCGAGCTCGGAGCTGGCGGTTTCGGGCGGGTGTGGCGGGCCCACGACGAAACACTCGGTGTGGACGTCGCGATCAAGGAAATGCGCCTACCGCCGTCCTCCAGCGAGGTCGAGCGAGCCGAACGACTCAAGCGCGCCGAACGGGAAGCGCGACACGCCGCCCGCCTGCGCGACCACCCGAAGGTCGTCGCCGTCCACGACGTAGTCGTCGAAGACGGAACGCCGTGGATCGTGATGCGCCTGGTCGACGGCCACACACTGGCAACCCGGCTGGACTCCGGCCCGCTCTCGCCCGAGCAGGCGGCGCCGATCGCGACGGCGCTGCTGGAAGCACTGCGCGCGGCCGGCGACGCGGAGATCGCGCATCGGGATGTCAAGCCCGGCAACGTCCTGCTGACCGAGCGGGGCCAGGTACTCCTGACCGACTTCGGGATCGCCACCCACGACGCCGACACCCGGCTGACCTCCACCGGCATGTTCATCGGCTCCGTCGAGTACACAGCCCCCGAGCGGCTGGAGGGCCGGGGCCGGGGCACCGTCAGCGACCTGTTCTCCTTGGGCGCCACCCTCTACCACGCTGTCGAGGGCGTCTCCCCGTTCCGCCGCGACACCGCCAAGGCGTCGATGGCCGCGATCCTGTTCGACCAGCCACCGCACCCAGCACGCGCGGGCGGCCTCACCCAACTCATCACACGCCTGCTGGAAAAGGACCCGGACCGCCGCCCGAGCTTCCCCGAAGCCCTGGCCCTGGCCCTGGCCCTGGCCACAGTCGACTCGCCGCAGCGCGAGACGCTCCCTCCGACGCGGCGGGAGCACCAGCCACCGCCGACCTCAGGACCGATGACGTTCGCAGTCCACCGTTTTGGTTCCTACCGCGCCATCGCCATCGCAGTAGTGCTGTTCTTCGCCGCTCTGGGCCTAGGGTTCATGATCACCGCGGCGATCGAGAGCGGGGACAAGAGCCTCAACTTCTGGGTCGGGATTGCGTGGCTCGGCTTCGCGGCCGTCCTGGGATGGGTCATCGCCAGGAACCGGAACCAGTTGGTCATCACCCCGGACGACGTGGGGATCAGACAAGGGAGCGGGCAAACCCTCAGCCTCGAATGGCCCGCCGTGGACACCGTCACCCTGTTCTCCCACAACGCCCGATCCCGGACGTTCACGCAGGTCCAGATCAAAGCCCATCCCGACCGCGCCGACGTCCACGGGGGCGCCGGCGCGGCGGTCAAACGCAATCACCTGGGGCACTGGGTCATCCCCTACGTCGACGCGGACCTCGCCGAGCTGACCGAGGCCTTCCGCAGTTACGCCCCGACAACGGTACGGATCCGCTGA
- a CDS encoding tetratricopeptide repeat protein, protein MVLPHARALLERTTPNTDTTQTSRLFNELGLYLAGQGDLRTAIGYLTRAGDRYQPLFGPDHPNTLTARNNLAGAYDLAGDLGRAIPLSEATFADRERVLGPDHPDTLVSRNNLAYAYQAAGDSGRAIPLYEATLTDSERVLGADHPTTRTIRSSLDGVRSA, encoded by the coding sequence ATGGTCCTGCCGCATGCGCGGGCTCTGCTGGAACGCACCACGCCCAACACCGACACAACACAGACCAGCCGACTCTTCAACGAGCTGGGCCTCTACCTCGCAGGGCAGGGCGACCTACGCACCGCCATTGGCTACCTAACCCGAGCCGGCGACCGCTACCAACCTCTCTTCGGCCCTGACCACCCCAACACGCTGACTGCGCGGAATAACCTGGCTGGTGCCTACGACTTGGCGGGTGATCTGGGGCGGGCGATCCCGCTGTCTGAGGCGACTTTCGCCGATCGCGAGCGGGTGCTTGGACCGGACCACCCCGATACGCTGGTGTCGCGGAACAACTTGGCCTACGCCTACCAGGCAGCGGGTGATTCGGGACGGGCGATCCCGCTGTACGAGGCCACTCTCACCGACAGCGAGCGGGTGCTGGGCGCCGACCATCCCACAACCAGGACCATCCGATCGAGCCTCGACGGTGTGCGATCGGCCTGA
- a CDS encoding 1-aminocyclopropane-1-carboxylate deaminase/D-cysteine desulfhydrase: protein MSPNEDGKGGFANLPSPLVELNDERLTRHGVHLRLKRDDLINPEIPGNKWRKLRYNLQAAQQEGFPRLLTFGGAYSNHIRATAAAGHHFDFETVGVIRGEEHNPLNESLAYAVEHGMVLTYLDRATYRRKTEPDVLAALQDRFGPCYLLPEGGSNGLAVRGTAELVGEITTDFDVICCATGTGGTLAGIAAGLTGQQRALGFAVLKGGQFLEEEVRRLQWEAYGTATTNWTIEVDFHFGGYAKRTSALDSFIADFRERHSVTPDWVYEAKMLYGLFARIEAGAFPPGTRIIAVLS from the coding sequence GTGAGTCCCAACGAAGACGGGAAGGGCGGTTTCGCGAACCTCCCGTCGCCGCTCGTCGAGCTGAACGACGAGCGGCTTACACGTCACGGGGTCCACCTCCGGCTGAAACGAGATGACCTCATCAACCCGGAGATACCGGGCAACAAGTGGCGCAAGCTCCGCTACAACCTCCAGGCAGCCCAACAAGAAGGTTTCCCAAGGCTACTGACCTTCGGCGGCGCATATTCCAACCACATCCGCGCGACGGCGGCCGCCGGCCACCACTTCGACTTCGAGACGGTCGGCGTCATCCGCGGCGAGGAACACAACCCGCTCAACGAATCGCTCGCCTACGCCGTCGAACACGGCATGGTCTTGACCTACCTGGACCGCGCCACCTACCGCCGCAAGACCGAACCCGACGTGCTCGCCGCGCTGCAGGACCGGTTCGGCCCCTGCTACCTCCTCCCCGAGGGAGGCAGCAACGGCCTGGCCGTACGTGGCACCGCCGAACTCGTCGGCGAAATCACCACGGACTTCGACGTCATCTGCTGCGCGACCGGAACCGGCGGCACGCTGGCCGGTATCGCCGCCGGGTTGACCGGCCAGCAACGCGCGCTCGGCTTCGCAGTGCTCAAGGGTGGACAGTTCCTGGAGGAAGAAGTCCGCCGCCTGCAATGGGAAGCCTATGGCACGGCTACCACGAACTGGACCATCGAGGTCGACTTCCATTTCGGCGGTTACGCGAAGCGCACCTCGGCGCTCGACAGCTTCATCGCCGACTTCCGCGAGCGCCATAGCGTCACACCGGATTGGGTGTACGAGGCGAAGATGCTCTACGGGCTGTTCGCCCGCATCGAGGCTGGCGCCTTCCCGCCGGGGACTCGGATTATCGCGGTGTTGAGCTAG
- a CDS encoding SAM-dependent methyltransferase: MPRWWIPAGADPTRVNLAYLYDAFREARSNDPGDDRTYPSGKVAHENERDAARDLSARVPHVGFVFRSEQAFLDRVTTYLVKYQDVGTVIVAGAGLPHLDPRNDLHRHIRTCEANYRKPHRASVVYAERDPLVLAALRTIADDDADMHVVAADPWDPAAMWNALHAHNERSGILARDHQPVALLLAGLMSFHGGTRTDVAEAVQEHLAQLPAGSFLAMTHLYLPEHPDMTAPGRTFERALRTFGPGTGSLATHAEIEAMLAGTHLLPPGIVPAFNWYPEGPPDPPVCGHFNAAVLAQKPLPDAKLPGPPWRPREPP; this comes from the coding sequence ATGCCGCGATGGTGGATCCCCGCCGGGGCCGACCCGACCCGAGTCAACCTCGCCTACCTCTACGACGCCTTCCGCGAAGCCCGCAGCAACGACCCCGGCGACGACCGCACGTACCCCTCCGGCAAAGTCGCCCACGAGAACGAACGCGACGCCGCCCGGGATCTATCGGCACGGGTGCCACATGTCGGTTTCGTGTTCCGATCCGAGCAGGCGTTCCTCGACCGCGTCACCACCTACCTGGTCAAGTACCAGGACGTCGGGACCGTCATCGTCGCCGGCGCGGGCCTGCCCCACCTCGATCCCCGCAATGACCTGCATCGCCACATCCGCACCTGCGAAGCCAACTACCGCAAACCTCACCGCGCCAGCGTCGTCTACGCCGAACGCGACCCCCTGGTCCTCGCGGCCCTGCGCACCATCGCCGACGACGACGCCGACATGCACGTCGTGGCGGCCGATCCGTGGGATCCCGCCGCGATGTGGAACGCCCTGCACGCCCACAACGAACGCAGCGGCATCCTCGCCCGCGACCACCAGCCCGTCGCGCTACTGCTGGCCGGGTTGATGTCGTTTCACGGCGGCACCCGCACCGACGTCGCCGAGGCCGTCCAAGAGCACCTCGCGCAGCTGCCCGCCGGGTCGTTCCTGGCCATGACGCACCTTTATCTTCCTGAGCATCCGGACATGACCGCTCCAGGCCGCACGTTCGAACGGGCGCTGCGCACGTTCGGGCCCGGCACCGGCAGCCTCGCCACCCACGCCGAGATCGAAGCGATGCTCGCCGGGACACATCTGCTGCCGCCCGGAATCGTCCCGGCGTTCAACTGGTATCCGGAGGGCCCGCCCGACCCGCCGGTGTGCGGGCACTTCAACGCCGCGGTGCTCGCCCAGAAACCGCTGCCTGACGCCAAGCTGCCCGGCCCGCCCTGGCGCCCGCGAGAACCGCCCTGA
- a CDS encoding ATP-binding protein, whose translation MVTPDLRQPEDPAAQDPPPDAGDDGPLRVRNTVSGTVGVVVQAGVVHGDVSLHTAPLPPAPVVPRQLPAAPALFAGRSAELARLNRVLTATTAPADPAGAGQGAAVLVSAIGGAGGIGKTWLALTWAYRHLERFPDGQLFVDLHGFSPTGEPVQPAVAVRGFLDALGVEANRIPTDLDAQAALYRSLVAGRRMLIVLDNAATSDQVAPLLPGSPSCTVLVTGRHRLDSLIDRHGARHLPLDVLSPEEARGLLAARLGDDRVAAEPEAVDELIGLCGGHPLALSITARTADTRPGAALAEAAAELRDLGLEALDHDTDPAASLPTVLSWSLRHLTDQQRTVFALLGIAPGPDTTPPATAALTALPDRLARRTLSGLENASLLERRPSGRYAMHDLVRRYATDTAHTTLTKEVREAALTRVGDLHLHTAHAANRLLDPHYVLVPPEPPAPGVHPHPLPDTAAALAWMDAEHATLLATQRTAATLCHHHTVWHLAWNLHTFHLRRGHRHDTFTTWQAALHAADHLPDPATRSRTHRHLGDACSRLGLHDQASTHLAQALDLALRHHDPAEQAHTHHALAVAWERRRDNQQALEHAHHALDLYRALDQPVWEACALSAVGWYAARLARFDTAREHCQAALTLHRHHHNPDGEAGTLDSLGYIAHHTGDHHQALDHYHHALTLLRGVGAAYTVADTLDHVGHPHAALGRHEQARTVWREALELYREQGRDADAERVQHQLDNLDHT comes from the coding sequence GTGGTGACGCCCGATCTGCGGCAGCCCGAGGACCCTGCGGCGCAGGACCCGCCGCCCGACGCAGGCGACGACGGCCCGCTGCGGGTGCGCAACACGGTGTCGGGAACCGTGGGCGTGGTGGTGCAGGCCGGTGTGGTGCACGGCGACGTGTCGCTGCACACCGCGCCGCTGCCGCCCGCGCCGGTGGTGCCGCGGCAGTTGCCCGCCGCGCCAGCCTTGTTCGCCGGGCGGAGCGCGGAGCTGGCCCGGCTGAATCGCGTGCTGACCGCCACCACAGCGCCCGCCGACCCGGCGGGTGCGGGGCAGGGCGCGGCGGTGCTGGTCTCGGCGATCGGCGGTGCCGGCGGCATCGGCAAGACCTGGCTCGCCCTGACCTGGGCATACCGGCATCTGGAGCGGTTCCCCGACGGGCAGCTGTTCGTCGACCTGCACGGCTTCAGCCCCACCGGCGAACCGGTGCAGCCGGCGGTGGCGGTGCGCGGGTTCCTCGACGCCCTGGGCGTCGAGGCGAACCGCATCCCCACCGACCTCGACGCCCAGGCCGCGCTCTACCGCAGCCTGGTGGCCGGGCGGCGGATGCTCATCGTGCTGGACAACGCCGCCACCAGCGACCAGGTCGCACCCCTGCTGCCCGGCTCGCCGTCCTGCACGGTGCTGGTCACCGGCCGGCACCGGCTGGACTCGCTGATCGACCGGCACGGCGCCCGCCACCTGCCCCTGGACGTCCTGTCCCCCGAGGAGGCCCGCGGCCTGCTGGCCGCCCGCCTGGGCGACGACCGCGTCGCCGCCGAACCCGAGGCGGTGGACGAGCTGATCGGGCTGTGCGGGGGCCACCCGCTGGCGTTGTCGATCACCGCGCGCACCGCCGATACCCGCCCCGGCGCCGCGTTGGCCGAGGCCGCCGCCGAACTGCGCGACCTCGGACTGGAGGCGCTCGACCACGACACCGACCCGGCCGCCAGCCTGCCCACCGTGCTGTCCTGGTCCCTGCGCCACCTCACCGACCAGCAACGCACCGTGTTCGCGCTGCTGGGCATCGCCCCCGGCCCCGACACCACCCCACCCGCCACCGCCGCCCTCACCGCCCTGCCCGACCGCCTCGCCCGCAGGACGCTGAGCGGACTGGAGAACGCCTCCCTGCTGGAACGGCGGCCGAGCGGCCGCTACGCCATGCACGACCTGGTCCGCCGCTACGCCACGGACACCGCCCACACCACCCTGACCAAGGAGGTGCGGGAAGCGGCCCTGACCCGGGTGGGGGACCTCCACCTGCACACCGCCCATGCCGCTAACCGCCTCCTGGACCCCCACTACGTGCTCGTGCCGCCCGAGCCGCCCGCGCCCGGCGTGCACCCGCACCCGCTGCCCGACACCGCCGCGGCACTGGCCTGGATGGACGCCGAACACGCCACCCTGCTGGCCACCCAGCGCACCGCCGCCACGCTCTGCCACCACCACACCGTCTGGCACCTCGCCTGGAACCTGCACACCTTCCACCTCCGACGGGGACACCGGCACGACACGTTCACCACATGGCAAGCCGCACTGCACGCCGCCGACCACCTGCCCGACCCCGCCACCCGCAGCCGCACCCACCGGCACCTCGGTGACGCCTGCTCCCGGCTGGGCCTGCACGACCAGGCCAGCACCCACCTGGCGCAGGCCCTGGACCTCGCCTTGCGCCACCACGACCCCGCCGAACAGGCCCACACCCACCATGCACTCGCGGTCGCCTGGGAACGACGGAGGGACAACCAGCAGGCCCTGGAGCACGCCCACCACGCCCTCGACCTCTACCGCGCCCTCGACCAGCCGGTGTGGGAAGCCTGTGCGCTCAGCGCGGTAGGCTGGTACGCCGCGCGCCTGGCCCGGTTCGACACCGCCCGCGAGCACTGCCAGGCCGCCCTCACCCTGCACCGCCACCACCACAATCCCGACGGCGAGGCAGGCACCCTGGACAGCCTGGGCTACATCGCCCACCACACCGGCGACCACCACCAAGCCCTCGACCACTACCACCACGCCCTCACCCTGCTCCGCGGCGTCGGCGCCGCCTACACAGTCGCGGACACCCTCGACCACGTGGGCCATCCCCACGCCGCGCTCGGCCGGCACGAGCAGGCCCGCACGGTGTGGCGGGAGGCGCTGGAGCTGTACCGGGAACAAGGCCGCGACGCCGACGCCGAGCGCGTCCAACACCAACTCGACAACCTCGACCACACCTGA
- a CDS encoding helix-turn-helix domain-containing protein, producing the protein MATSDTDTGDLARATGAELKSHREQHGWSRRSLAIWSGRDCPVSTLASWEQGTRSMSLRQLDRAGHLYDIAPSELLRRAEHRISWAPGIPVDLDALAAVEVRSLIPAARWARYQIQAGGDSVRRLSVAEIASLAAQCGIATAELTLLLAPDAAVRP; encoded by the coding sequence ATGGCGACGAGCGACACCGACACCGGCGACCTGGCCCGAGCCACCGGAGCGGAACTGAAATCCCACCGCGAACAGCACGGGTGGTCCCGCAGATCCCTGGCGATCTGGTCCGGCCGCGACTGCCCAGTGAGCACGCTGGCCTCCTGGGAACAGGGGACCCGGTCGATGAGCCTGCGTCAGCTGGACCGGGCCGGCCACCTCTACGACATCGCGCCGTCGGAGCTTCTGCGCCGAGCTGAGCACCGCATCTCCTGGGCCCCCGGCATCCCGGTCGACCTCGACGCCCTCGCCGCCGTCGAGGTCCGCTCCCTCATCCCGGCGGCGCGGTGGGCCCGCTACCAGATCCAGGCCGGAGGGGACTCGGTCCGCCGTCTGTCGGTGGCCGAGATCGCCTCGCTCGCCGCGCAGTGCGGGATCGCCACCGCCGAGCTGACACTTCTGCTGGCGCCCGATGCGGCGGTGCGCCCGTGA
- a CDS encoding trypsin-like serine protease yields the protein MSTPTAAGATEIAATSTAHIISRLDAQIGDLTAQRDAALATAIDTATHVLTTLPMTPCIASTAVAAPWMVATRWDCPDRGRFDEAESVGVLIGPRHVLTPAHFFDTTLTVPPAIQQKPDFVPFADRARFIQVGAFTPGGGERYEIVDVLSRGFDSSLTSIRPDEARNDIAIAVLDRPVAYPPIRRATTPAAVGERVSLLGITPPISNGRRLVQVDTCVIDRAACGIHVSADEFCAANLSGPLQVGAGFSGGALFRIGEQDADAELLGICSRGVHVSAEVSPPVVIVDTVRAHRDLFDEALQT from the coding sequence GTGTCCACCCCCACGGCCGCCGGCGCCACCGAGATCGCCGCGACCAGCACCGCCCACATCATCAGCCGGCTGGACGCGCAGATCGGCGACCTGACCGCGCAACGTGACGCCGCCCTCGCGACCGCGATCGACACAGCCACCCACGTCCTGACGACGCTCCCGATGACCCCTTGCATCGCATCGACCGCCGTCGCGGCGCCGTGGATGGTCGCCACCCGCTGGGACTGCCCCGACCGCGGCCGGTTCGACGAGGCCGAAAGCGTCGGCGTGCTGATCGGTCCCCGCCATGTCCTGACCCCCGCCCACTTCTTCGACACCACCCTGACCGTCCCACCGGCCATCCAGCAGAAACCCGACTTCGTCCCCTTCGCCGACCGCGCACGGTTCATCCAGGTCGGCGCGTTCACCCCCGGCGGCGGCGAACGCTACGAGATCGTCGACGTCCTCAGCCGCGGCTTCGACAGCTCACTCACCAGCATCAGGCCGGACGAGGCGAGGAACGACATCGCCATCGCCGTGCTCGACCGACCGGTCGCGTACCCGCCGATCCGGCGGGCAACCACACCCGCCGCCGTCGGCGAACGTGTCAGCCTGCTTGGCATCACCCCGCCGATCAGCAACGGCCGCCGCCTTGTCCAGGTCGACACCTGCGTCATCGACCGAGCCGCCTGCGGTATCCACGTGAGCGCCGACGAGTTCTGCGCCGCCAACCTCTCCGGCCCACTGCAGGTCGGGGCAGGATTCTCCGGCGGAGCACTGTTCCGGATCGGTGAGCAGGACGCGGACGCCGAGCTGCTCGGCATCTGCAGCCGCGGAGTCCACGTCAGCGCCGAGGTCAGCCCGCCGGTCGTCATCGTCGACACCGTTCGCGCGCACCGCGACCTGTTCGACGAGGCACTGCAGACGTGA
- the fxsT gene encoding FxSxx-COOH system tetratricopeptide repeat protein, protein MADESAEGHGRKPPARRVFLSHTKELGKWPKERSFVAAAKAAVAKAGDAVLEMEDFTARDATPEQLDREMLAKADIYVLIAGFRYGMPVRDRPEVSYTEQEFQTATETGMERLVFILSEDTEGPPALTRDLDYGREQEAFRQRLHDSGLTVTAVSSPAQLEIKLFQALTQLARPQQESMPATRIWNIPARTVTFTGRDELLTGLRAALCSGHPAVVQALNGMGGVGKTTTAIEYAHRHAEDYDVAWWVPSEDSSLVAGHLADLAHTLDVATEKDSTAGALALLSGALRSRGRWLVVFDNAEDPDALRPLLPAGGHVIITSRNPDWDDIGAALPVREFVRSESINLLRSRCDRLTAIDADRIADALGDLPLAVDQAARLLATTGWTAETYLDLHAKRTHELLARREKGSGYPVSVAAAWTVSFDQLGRENLAALNTLTLVAWLAPEPVPLALLTHQVGDAGAAARDPLAFADVTAALRSRGMAEVTTTTIQLHRVPAALLRARTRHDITAEDDEDSTWPAIAVRLLDAGLPDNPWNNPASWPRWQALLPHVLAVCDSERALAALRAQVVYLLDRAGVYLQARGNLRAALPLLERVYVLVKDVGNDDHPVALAAASNFAVNLRALGEHERARELNEDTLARRQRLFGEDHPETLRSASNLAVDLKVLGEYERARELDEDALARRQRLFGKDHPDTLISANNLAVDLRRLGEYERARELNEDTLARRQRLFGEDHPETLSSASNLAADLKALGEYERARELNEDTLARSQRVLGEDHPDTLGSAYNLASNLTNLDQHERARELDEDTLARRQRVLGEDHPDTLSSASNLAADLKALGEYERARELDEDTLARRQRLSGDDHPNTVS, encoded by the coding sequence TTGGCGGACGAATCTGCCGAGGGACACGGGCGGAAGCCGCCGGCGCGGCGGGTGTTCCTCAGCCACACCAAAGAGCTCGGCAAGTGGCCGAAGGAACGGTCGTTCGTGGCGGCGGCGAAGGCGGCGGTGGCCAAGGCCGGCGACGCGGTGCTGGAGATGGAGGACTTCACCGCCCGCGACGCAACGCCGGAGCAGCTGGACCGGGAGATGCTGGCCAAGGCCGACATCTACGTCCTGATCGCGGGCTTCCGCTATGGGATGCCGGTCCGGGACCGGCCGGAGGTGTCCTACACCGAGCAGGAATTCCAAACCGCCACCGAGACAGGCATGGAGCGGCTGGTGTTCATCCTCTCCGAGGACACCGAAGGCCCGCCCGCGTTGACGCGGGACCTGGATTACGGCCGCGAGCAGGAGGCGTTCCGGCAGCGGCTGCACGACAGCGGCCTTACCGTCACCGCCGTGTCCTCACCCGCCCAGCTGGAAATCAAGCTGTTCCAGGCGCTGACCCAGCTCGCCCGGCCCCAGCAGGAGTCGATGCCGGCGACCCGGATCTGGAACATTCCCGCCCGCACGGTCACCTTCACCGGCCGCGACGAGCTGCTGACCGGCCTGCGGGCCGCGTTGTGTTCGGGGCACCCGGCGGTGGTGCAGGCGCTGAACGGGATGGGCGGGGTCGGTAAGACCACCACGGCGATCGAGTACGCCCACCGTCACGCCGAGGACTACGACGTGGCCTGGTGGGTCCCGTCGGAGGACTCGTCCCTCGTCGCCGGGCACCTCGCCGACCTTGCCCACACCTTGGATGTCGCCACCGAGAAGGACTCGACCGCCGGTGCGCTGGCGCTGCTGTCCGGGGCGTTGCGGTCGCGCGGGCGGTGGCTGGTGGTGTTCGACAACGCCGAAGACCCGGACGCCCTGCGACCACTGTTGCCCGCCGGGGGGCACGTGATCATCACGTCCCGCAACCCTGACTGGGACGATATCGGCGCCGCGCTGCCGGTGCGGGAGTTCGTTCGCTCCGAGTCGATTAATCTCCTGCGATCCCGGTGTGACCGGCTCACCGCCATCGACGCTGACCGTATCGCCGACGCCCTGGGTGACCTGCCCCTGGCCGTCGACCAAGCCGCTCGCTTGCTCGCGACGACTGGCTGGACCGCCGAAACCTACCTCGACTTGCACGCCAAGCGCACCCATGAGCTCCTGGCCCGCCGTGAGAAGGGCAGCGGCTATCCCGTCTCGGTGGCTGCGGCGTGGACGGTGTCGTTCGACCAGCTTGGCCGCGAGAACCTCGCCGCGCTGAACACGCTGACCCTGGTGGCGTGGCTGGCGCCCGAGCCGGTGCCGCTGGCCCTGCTCACCCACCAGGTTGGCGACGCCGGAGCCGCCGCGCGGGACCCGCTGGCCTTCGCTGACGTCACGGCCGCCCTACGCAGCCGCGGCATGGCCGAGGTCACCACGACCACGATCCAGCTCCATCGTGTTCCCGCCGCCCTGCTGCGGGCCCGTACCCGCCACGACATCACGGCCGAAGACGACGAGGACTCCACCTGGCCCGCCATTGCGGTCCGCCTGCTGGACGCCGGGCTCCCCGATAACCCTTGGAACAACCCGGCGAGCTGGCCCCGCTGGCAAGCACTCCTGCCACATGTGCTCGCTGTTTGCGACTCTGAGCGCGCTCTTGCCGCTCTGAGAGCACAGGTCGTGTATCTGCTCGACCGCGCCGGGGTATACCTTCAGGCCCGCGGCAATCTTCGCGCTGCGCTGCCCTTGCTGGAACGCGTGTACGTGCTTGTCAAAGACGTTGGCAACGACGACCACCCCGTCGCTCTCGCCGCCGCTAGCAACTTCGCCGTGAATCTCCGGGCATTGGGCGAGCATGAGCGGGCTCGGGAGCTGAACGAGGACACTCTCGCCCGCCGCCAACGACTCTTCGGCGAGGACCACCCCGAGACCCTTCGCTCCGCTAGCAACCTCGCTGTCGACCTGAAGGTGTTGGGCGAGTACGAGCGGGCTCGGGAGCTGGACGAGGACGCCCTCGCCCGCCGCCAACGACTCTTCGGCAAGGACCACCCCGACACCCTCATCTCCGCCAACAACCTCGCTGTCGACCTCAGGAGGTTGGGCGAGTACGAGCGGGCTCGGGAGCTGAACGAGGACACTCTCGCCCGCCGCCAACGACTCTTCGGCGAGGACCACCCCGAGACCCTCAGCTCCGCTAGCAACCTCGCCGCCGACCTGAAGGCGTTGGGCGAGTACGAGCGGGCTCGGGAGCTGAACGAGGACACTCTCGCCCGCAGCCAACGCGTCCTCGGCGAGGACCACCCTGACACCCTCGGCTCCGCCTACAACCTCGCCAGCAACCTCACCAACTTGGACCAGCACGAGCGGGCTCGGGAGCTAGACGAGGACACTCTCGCCCGCCGCCAACGCGTCCTCGGCGAGGACCACCCCGACACTCTCAGCTCCGCCAGCAACCTCGCCGCCGACCTGAAGGCGTTGGGCGAGTACGAGCGGGCTCGGGAGCTGGACGAGGACACTCTCGCCCGCCGCCAACGTCTCTCGGGCGACGACCACCCCAACACCGTCTCGTAA